One window from the genome of Deltaproteobacteria bacterium encodes:
- a CDS encoding TIGR02677 family protein — MPNDQAHPPRRALNQVAAFQYVTVENAPTYRAIMQVFFDARQRYVIELRGSEVLELLRASTNHFELADEAALDYHLGQLVTWGNLAHAHDPGAVSRLEDFYKRRFVYHLTSVGEAAHRAVLEVEATAGRSGSLQSTMLAKIRDALVELARQGAEAAPSADVVFGLLHDLQAAFGTLTEEANHFISEIDRSDTGPAAEERFLLYKQALLAYISRFIEQLRRLGTEIRTAIEAVDAAGSARLIDLASRSNDLPPSLGHGDPAARWRDEQQQRWAGMRAWFAGDRSTGSAPTVERLAQVARDAVISLTRTLMRLNERRTRPVDRAADFRTLARWFARASDDGAAHVLWRSAFGLAAARHFVLVDDDPDLVAANTSWWDAPPVEIPVRLRTHGALPTAGRPSQVPNHELARQWIAQKRRREQAVLQEALRRFSGRGPLTISGMHALTEPEFEVFLTFIDEALTSPRQPDGSRVARSSDGRFRITLVQPPGDTLLVRVETPVGHLYCADYRIQVDEASAARPTAEASR, encoded by the coding sequence GTGCCAAACGACCAAGCCCATCCTCCGCGACGCGCACTGAATCAGGTCGCCGCGTTTCAGTACGTCACAGTCGAGAACGCACCGACTTACCGCGCAATCATGCAGGTGTTCTTTGACGCGCGGCAGCGGTACGTCATCGAGCTCCGGGGCAGCGAGGTGCTTGAGCTGCTGAGGGCCTCAACCAATCACTTCGAACTCGCCGACGAAGCTGCGCTCGACTACCACCTTGGACAGCTGGTCACCTGGGGCAACCTGGCGCACGCACATGACCCCGGCGCAGTTTCGCGCCTCGAAGACTTCTACAAGAGGCGCTTCGTCTACCACCTAACATCGGTCGGCGAGGCCGCCCATCGTGCGGTGCTCGAGGTCGAGGCCACCGCTGGGCGCTCGGGTTCGCTGCAATCGACGATGCTCGCCAAGATCCGCGACGCGCTCGTCGAGCTGGCGCGCCAAGGTGCCGAGGCTGCTCCGTCGGCCGACGTCGTCTTCGGGCTGCTGCACGATCTCCAAGCGGCTTTCGGCACCCTCACAGAGGAAGCCAACCATTTCATCTCGGAGATCGATCGCTCGGACACCGGCCCCGCCGCCGAGGAGCGCTTCCTGCTCTACAAGCAGGCCCTCCTCGCCTACATCTCACGCTTCATCGAGCAACTGCGCAGACTCGGTACCGAGATCCGCACCGCAATCGAAGCCGTTGACGCCGCTGGCTCGGCCCGGCTTATCGACCTCGCCTCTCGCTCAAACGACCTGCCCCCTTCGCTAGGTCACGGAGACCCCGCGGCCCGCTGGCGAGACGAACAGCAACAGCGCTGGGCCGGTATGCGCGCATGGTTCGCCGGGGATCGCTCGACTGGCTCGGCGCCGACCGTCGAGCGCCTCGCTCAGGTTGCCCGAGATGCGGTCATTTCGCTCACGCGCACTTTGATGCGCCTCAACGAAAGGCGCACGCGGCCTGTCGATCGCGCCGCCGACTTCCGTACTCTCGCCCGCTGGTTCGCGCGCGCTTCGGACGACGGAGCCGCGCACGTGCTGTGGCGCTCCGCGTTTGGGCTTGCCGCCGCGCGCCACTTCGTTCTCGTCGACGATGACCCCGATCTCGTCGCTGCGAACACTTCGTGGTGGGATGCGCCGCCCGTCGAAATTCCTGTTCGCCTTCGCACCCACGGTGCGTTGCCCACAGCCGGGCGTCCCTCCCAGGTTCCAAATCACGAGCTAGCCCGCCAGTGGATTGCGCAGAAGCGCCGCCGCGAACAGGCAGTGCTGCAGGAGGCATTGCGGCGTTTTTCCGGCCGCGGCCCGCTCACCATCTCCGGCATGCATGCGCTCACCGAGCCGGAGTTCGAGGTGTTTCTCACCTTCATCGACGAGGCACTCACTTCTCCGCGGCAGCCCGACGGTTCGCGGGTGGCCCGCAGCTCCGACGGCCGCTTCCGTATCACCCTCGTTCAACCTCCGGGCGACACGCTGCTGGTGAGAGTGGAAACACCCGTGGGCCACCTGTACTGCGCCGACTACCGCATTCAGGTCGACGAAGCGTCTGCCGCGCGGCCCACCGCTGAGGCTTCCCGATGA
- a CDS encoding TIGR02678 family protein, with the protein MSRLSSVMEAERAGERSRALKHLLAHPLTLSANSPEAFAAIARHREYLTAWFADHPGWKLSVDVPGGFARLHKVPFGTSATRAAQPSGRSEFDRRRYTLFCLALAAFNEIGAQTTLMTLAQRVEELSIEEEGAIEPFETTSGHERRAFVDALRLLMELGVLRVREGDTDRYALSRETDALFDVNDRVLAHLLSSPIPPAFASGPQELLDEVFPDTEEGQRQRHRMTVFRRLLDDPVLYFEDLEADAVDWLDHARGWLYRVLEHDAGFTVEKRAEGLCALDPSSITSDTSFPDGGSTAKHAALLLAEQWVRLNKEGIVRIRRADVVELIRRLQRDFGERCGWSKQYPPDDDGCGRLADEALRLLEAFDLASESGDGWRARPAIARFRPGAPTRKAP; encoded by the coding sequence ATGAGCCGGCTTTCGTCAGTGATGGAAGCAGAGCGTGCCGGCGAGCGCTCCCGTGCGCTGAAGCATCTGCTCGCCCACCCCCTAACTCTCTCAGCGAATTCACCCGAGGCCTTCGCGGCGATCGCGCGCCATCGCGAGTACCTTACCGCATGGTTCGCTGATCACCCCGGCTGGAAGCTCTCTGTGGACGTGCCCGGCGGTTTCGCGCGGCTCCACAAAGTTCCCTTCGGTACGAGTGCGACGCGAGCCGCCCAGCCCTCCGGTCGCTCCGAATTCGACCGGCGGCGCTACACCCTCTTCTGTCTAGCGCTTGCAGCTTTCAACGAGATCGGCGCCCAGACAACGTTGATGACGCTCGCGCAGCGCGTCGAGGAACTCTCAATCGAAGAAGAAGGAGCGATCGAACCGTTCGAGACCACCTCGGGGCATGAGCGCCGCGCATTTGTCGACGCGCTACGCCTGCTAATGGAGCTGGGCGTGCTACGCGTTCGGGAAGGCGATACTGACCGCTATGCCTTGTCACGCGAGACGGACGCCCTGTTCGATGTGAATGATCGGGTGCTCGCCCATCTCCTGTCGTCTCCGATTCCGCCGGCGTTTGCCTCCGGACCGCAAGAGCTGCTCGACGAGGTGTTCCCCGACACCGAGGAGGGACAGCGGCAGCGGCATCGCATGACCGTCTTTCGCCGCTTGCTCGACGATCCGGTGCTCTATTTCGAAGACTTGGAAGCCGATGCCGTCGACTGGCTCGATCATGCCCGGGGATGGCTATACCGAGTGCTCGAGCACGACGCCGGCTTCACGGTCGAGAAGCGCGCCGAGGGGCTCTGTGCGTTGGACCCTTCCTCAATAACTTCCGACACGTCTTTTCCTGACGGCGGCTCGACCGCGAAACACGCTGCGCTCCTCCTTGCGGAGCAGTGGGTGCGGCTGAATAAGGAGGGCATTGTCAGAATCCGCCGTGCCGACGTTGTCGAGCTCATCCGAAGGCTGCAACGCGACTTCGGCGAGCGCTGCGGCTGGAGCAAGCAGTATCCACCGGACGACGATGGCTGCGGCCGGCTTGCAGACGAGGCGTTGCGGCTTCTCGAAGCATTCGATTTGGCCAGCGAGAGCGGCGACGGTTGGCGAGCGCGACCAGCAATCGCGCGGTTCCGGCCTGGTGCTCCCACCCGAAAGGCACCATGA
- a CDS encoding TIGR02680 family protein, producing the protein MSTTVPDRLPIAGATRWQLLRAGIQNVWEYDDQRFIFHRGRLMLRGENESGKSKALEVLLPFLLDASLHPQRLDPFGSTARSMRWNLINDSNPTVTVSIGYVWLELGRQGGDGPEYWTIGAGLKARRTGPQVDDWYFATSRRVDEDLKLVDANRTPLTRPHLTAALGGEGTVFESGAHYRRALNEKLFGLGADQYSALVDALLQLRRPQLSKGLDPDELSRILSASMPPLDAQVIGSLAEGFERLDRHRDEREECRSTLISVRAFLDVYRQYAAAIAKGRALEVTRADSAFHAARAKQKEAEGKRDAAVAALASIDGRIEETEGASLALEERLRVLRESDAYRAVSELENAERQAHLWKTSSERSRGARSDGEARAARKQEHLAEAEALAAKDAGELETESRTAEAGAKACDLAEAHGAMILALEQGRGASAEDTLRAALRIREEAIDALRKLVRRHEEATRILDAATVRATAAEQRSRDADDAVRRAANSESLARAELVEAIEAWAAACLELAVALPALLDLPPEQMRGAATAAASGARASLDEALARASLEHDTAALHLKEARAERDALATQRHQPPTAPVWRAPRASTRPGAPLYLVCDFAEHVDADARAGLEAALEAAGLLDAWLTPDGAVLDPETFDSMLVAQPVDDGPTLTSVLRPVHGAAVTVERVRAVLASVGLGESNARAWVSTDGQFAIGPLRGSYQKQSAAFIGAAARERARIEKLAELSTRVAQLETAVAERASAVEAVRERRARLDQELASFPDVQALRDAQADLRARASELDAARATHAEELERVRHAEGARAQVAQTLSERAGKEGLRAWIDRLDDLVTRTAAWQAEALTLLRTFDRVRRSRAEVDVRKAELRDLLGEVERLKQAALDEHRQALEAQARVDALNETVGKTRDDLLSNVREAEGHQSQIRKQLKDYREQQTLLQAERATLVAASAASEVKVTEADTARREAERHFRTAEERGLLAVIGAEGPGAAHAWSYTDVLLTARKVDDATAKTDASDAGRDKAWNRVSERHQELMRSLKPELKVLASQLDGVTVYEATLNARRLSLLQLDAELENDLHERDRLLADEERKLFESFLTGEAHEHLREQLREAIGLVKRMNRQLEAHPTSSGMKMRLQWEVAEDAAPGTRQAVALLFKSGELMSDADRTALLGFLRQRLDEARAGGEVGHSLQEQLLSVLDYRRWHTFEVQCRAGSEPWKRLTRKVHAAGSGGQKAVMLHLPLFAAAAAFYDSARTGAPRFILLDEAFAGIDRKTRGELMGLLADFDLDFVMTSFEEWGFYPQLDGLSTYHLAREKGMRGVYSDWFVWNGLEPVQMQT; encoded by the coding sequence ATGAGCACTACGGTTCCCGATAGGCTTCCCATCGCAGGGGCCACGCGGTGGCAGTTGCTGCGTGCAGGTATCCAAAACGTTTGGGAGTACGACGACCAGCGTTTCATCTTCCATCGCGGCCGCCTGATGCTGCGCGGCGAGAACGAGTCCGGCAAGAGTAAAGCCCTCGAGGTACTGCTCCCGTTCTTGCTCGACGCCAGCCTCCATCCGCAGCGTCTCGACCCGTTCGGCTCGACCGCGCGCTCCATGCGATGGAACCTCATCAACGACTCCAACCCGACTGTTACTGTTTCCATCGGCTACGTATGGCTCGAGCTCGGCCGCCAAGGCGGCGATGGCCCCGAGTACTGGACGATTGGCGCAGGCCTCAAGGCCAGGCGCACTGGCCCTCAGGTGGACGACTGGTACTTCGCGACCTCGCGCCGAGTGGATGAGGACCTGAAGCTGGTCGACGCGAACCGCACCCCCCTGACGAGGCCCCACCTCACGGCCGCGCTCGGAGGCGAGGGCACCGTGTTTGAAAGCGGCGCCCACTACCGCCGCGCGCTCAACGAGAAGTTGTTCGGCCTTGGGGCGGACCAGTATTCAGCACTGGTTGACGCGCTTCTCCAGCTACGCAGGCCGCAGCTATCAAAGGGGCTGGACCCCGATGAGCTCTCGCGGATTCTTTCGGCGAGCATGCCTCCGCTCGACGCACAGGTGATCGGCTCGTTGGCCGAGGGGTTCGAGCGGCTCGACCGGCATCGTGACGAGAGAGAAGAATGTCGATCGACGCTGATCTCGGTCCGCGCGTTTCTCGACGTCTACCGCCAGTACGCGGCGGCAATTGCGAAGGGCCGTGCGCTCGAGGTCACCCGGGCGGACAGTGCGTTCCACGCCGCGCGGGCGAAGCAGAAAGAGGCGGAAGGAAAGCGTGATGCCGCCGTGGCCGCACTGGCGAGCATCGACGGGCGGATTGAGGAAACCGAAGGCGCGAGCTTGGCGCTAGAAGAGCGGCTGCGGGTTCTGCGCGAGTCCGATGCATATCGCGCAGTCTCGGAGCTCGAGAACGCCGAGCGACAGGCGCACCTGTGGAAGACTTCCTCCGAGCGGTCGCGAGGGGCCCGCAGTGACGGCGAAGCTCGCGCTGCACGGAAGCAGGAGCACCTCGCCGAGGCGGAGGCGCTCGCAGCCAAGGATGCCGGCGAGCTTGAAACCGAGTCGCGCACCGCGGAGGCAGGCGCCAAGGCCTGCGATCTGGCAGAGGCGCACGGCGCGATGATTCTCGCGCTGGAGCAGGGCCGCGGCGCCTCCGCTGAAGATACGCTGCGCGCGGCCTTGCGCATACGGGAAGAGGCCATCGACGCACTGAGAAAACTCGTGCGTCGGCATGAGGAGGCAACGCGGATCCTCGATGCCGCCACCGTGCGCGCAACTGCGGCGGAGCAGCGCTCACGCGATGCCGACGATGCGGTTCGCCGTGCGGCGAACTCTGAGTCATTGGCTCGCGCGGAGCTCGTCGAGGCAATCGAGGCCTGGGCCGCAGCCTGCCTTGAGCTGGCCGTCGCCCTGCCTGCGCTTCTCGACTTGCCGCCCGAGCAGATGCGCGGCGCCGCCACAGCGGCCGCGTCTGGCGCGCGCGCTTCGCTCGACGAGGCCTTGGCGCGGGCGAGTCTCGAGCACGACACGGCAGCGCTTCACCTGAAGGAAGCCCGTGCGGAGCGCGACGCCCTCGCTACCCAGCGGCACCAGCCACCTACGGCGCCAGTCTGGCGCGCTCCGCGAGCCTCTACGCGGCCGGGCGCTCCGCTGTACCTCGTGTGCGACTTCGCGGAGCACGTCGATGCGGATGCGCGCGCGGGACTCGAGGCGGCGCTCGAGGCGGCGGGGTTGCTGGACGCCTGGCTCACGCCCGACGGGGCCGTGCTCGACCCGGAGACCTTCGACAGCATGCTGGTCGCGCAACCGGTAGACGACGGGCCTACCCTGACCAGCGTCTTGCGGCCCGTACATGGTGCCGCTGTCACGGTGGAGCGCGTGCGAGCAGTGCTAGCGTCGGTCGGGCTGGGAGAGAGCAACGCGCGCGCCTGGGTATCGACCGATGGCCAATTCGCGATCGGCCCTCTGCGCGGCTCCTACCAAAAGCAGTCCGCGGCCTTCATCGGGGCGGCGGCGCGCGAGCGCGCTCGTATCGAGAAGCTCGCCGAGCTGTCCACTCGCGTCGCCCAACTCGAGACGGCGGTTGCTGAACGGGCGTCTGCCGTCGAAGCGGTGCGTGAGCGGCGCGCGCGACTCGACCAAGAGCTCGCTTCGTTTCCCGACGTCCAGGCGCTGCGCGATGCTCAGGCCGACCTGCGGGCCCGGGCCAGCGAGCTCGATGCGGCCCGAGCCACGCACGCCGAGGAGCTCGAGCGCGTGCGGCATGCCGAAGGTGCGCGGGCTCAGGTCGCCCAGACGCTGTCCGAGCGGGCTGGGAAGGAAGGGCTTCGAGCGTGGATCGACCGCCTCGACGATTTGGTCACGAGGACCGCAGCATGGCAGGCCGAAGCCCTCACGTTGCTCAGGACCTTCGACCGCGTGAGGCGTTCGCGTGCGGAGGTCGACGTGCGCAAGGCAGAGCTCAGGGATCTGCTGGGCGAGGTCGAGCGGCTTAAGCAAGCGGCCTTAGACGAGCACCGACAGGCGCTTGAGGCGCAAGCCCGCGTCGACGCGCTGAACGAGACGGTGGGCAAGACACGTGACGACCTGCTTTCGAACGTGCGTGAAGCGGAAGGCCACCAGTCGCAGATCCGCAAGCAACTGAAGGACTACCGCGAGCAGCAGACCTTGCTGCAGGCAGAGCGGGCGACGCTCGTGGCCGCGAGCGCGGCCTCCGAGGTGAAGGTGACGGAAGCCGACACAGCACGGCGCGAAGCGGAGCGACACTTCAGGACCGCGGAAGAAAGGGGGTTGCTGGCGGTCATCGGCGCGGAAGGCCCCGGGGCCGCCCACGCGTGGAGCTACACGGACGTGCTGTTGACAGCTCGGAAGGTCGATGACGCCACGGCCAAAACTGACGCGTCTGACGCGGGACGGGACAAAGCCTGGAACCGCGTCAGCGAGCGGCATCAGGAACTGATGCGCTCGTTGAAGCCCGAGCTCAAAGTGCTCGCCTCGCAGTTGGACGGAGTGACGGTTTACGAAGCGACTCTGAATGCACGTCGGCTATCGCTGCTCCAGCTCGACGCAGAACTCGAGAACGATCTTCATGAGCGCGACCGACTCCTGGCCGACGAGGAGCGCAAGCTCTTCGAGTCCTTCCTGACTGGCGAAGCGCACGAGCACTTGCGCGAGCAACTGCGCGAGGCAATCGGTCTGGTGAAGCGCATGAACCGCCAGCTCGAAGCACACCCAACCTCCTCGGGAATGAAGATGCGGCTGCAGTGGGAGGTTGCTGAAGACGCCGCTCCGGGTACCCGTCAGGCGGTGGCTCTGCTGTTCAAATCTGGCGAGCTTATGTCCGATGCCGATCGCACCGCGCTGCTCGGTTTCCTGCGACAGCGGCTTGACGAGGCTCGCGCGGGCGGCGAGGTGGGACACTCGCTTCAGGAGCAATTACTCTCAGTCCTTGACTACAGGCGCTGGCATACATTCGAAGTGCAGTGCCGGGCGGGCAGCGAGCCGTGGAAGCGACTGACGCGGAAAGTGCACGCCGCCGGCTCGGGTGGACAGAAGGCGGTAATGCTCCACTTGCCGCTGTTCGCTGCGGCTGCGGCCTTCTACGATTCCGCGCGCACTGGGGCGCCGCGCTTCATCCTTCTCGATGAGGCATTTGCGGGCATCGACCGCAAGACGCGAGGTGAACTCATGGGGTTGCTCGCTGACTTCGATCTCGACTTCGTGATGACCTCATTCGAGGAGTGGGGCTTCTACCCCCAGCTTGACGGCCTCTCGACGTACCATCTCGCCCGCGAGAAAGGCATGCGCGGAGTGTACTCCGACTGGTTCGTGTGGAATGGGCTGGAACCGGTGCAGATGCAGACATGA
- a CDS encoding TIGR02679 family protein has protein sequence MKLEALEPLRPMLAQVRDALEARGVDRARTLTLNELSAAQRRVLADLCGWPEVPSGPRVKLSLAKLDAALRDSAVGVGLVDAVTAMFGPLADRRAERAKTLAARETIWATARQRIEMRPALLAWLEDLRAHGRAARAATLSRTSEDVILDRALAVVARLPASGMLLPIFALDVLGDAHALDAGEPLSALVLRAAAALTSSPLPSNAVQRRRLWADVGVACDSLSADVLSLGLKPPGDGLLSRHLREASAEGVPRRTTLGELSGTRVTIAPGATVFICENPSVVAAAAECLGARVQPLVCVEGVPSTAGLKLLSDLSAGGAELRFHVDFDWGGLRIGNVLLEHLPAAKPWRLSAADYERSVTLRRGALELAGAPVEARWDKDLRPTLIHHGGAVLEEQVISDLLADLVT, from the coding sequence ATGAAGTTAGAAGCGCTCGAACCGCTCCGCCCGATGTTGGCGCAAGTGCGCGACGCGCTCGAGGCCCGCGGCGTTGACCGTGCGCGGACCTTGACCCTGAACGAGCTGTCTGCGGCCCAGCGTCGCGTACTCGCCGACCTCTGCGGTTGGCCAGAGGTTCCAAGCGGCCCCAGGGTAAAGCTCTCTCTCGCGAAGCTGGATGCGGCCCTTCGCGACAGCGCCGTTGGTGTCGGGCTCGTCGATGCGGTGACCGCGATGTTTGGACCACTCGCTGATCGCCGGGCGGAGCGAGCGAAGACCCTCGCTGCGCGGGAGACCATTTGGGCGACGGCACGCCAGCGAATCGAGATGCGCCCGGCCCTGCTAGCTTGGCTGGAGGATCTTCGCGCGCACGGCCGGGCGGCCCGCGCCGCGACTTTGTCGCGCACGAGCGAAGATGTGATTCTCGACCGTGCGCTCGCTGTCGTCGCCAGGCTTCCGGCCAGCGGAATGCTGCTTCCGATCTTTGCGCTCGATGTGCTGGGCGATGCGCATGCGCTCGATGCGGGCGAGCCACTGTCAGCGCTCGTCTTGCGAGCGGCAGCGGCGCTGACCTCTTCTCCGCTTCCATCGAATGCGGTGCAGAGGCGCCGACTCTGGGCCGACGTTGGCGTCGCCTGCGATTCACTATCGGCCGATGTCTTGAGCCTAGGTCTCAAGCCTCCAGGAGACGGACTGCTTTCACGGCACCTACGTGAGGCTTCGGCGGAAGGGGTTCCACGGCGCACGACGCTGGGTGAGCTGTCGGGCACCCGCGTCACCATTGCGCCGGGGGCGACGGTGTTCATATGCGAGAACCCCAGCGTGGTGGCTGCGGCAGCGGAATGCCTCGGCGCTCGGGTGCAGCCCTTGGTGTGCGTGGAGGGAGTCCCGTCGACGGCGGGGCTGAAACTTCTGAGCGACTTGAGTGCTGGGGGCGCAGAGCTTCGATTCCACGTCGATTTCGACTGGGGAGGGTTGCGCATCGGCAACGTATTATTGGAGCACCTGCCTGCGGCCAAGCCCTGGCGCCTGTCCGCAGCCGACTACGAGCGCTCCGTCACATTGCGGCGTGGAGCCCTCGAACTGGCAGGAGCGCCCGTCGAGGCCCGATGGGACAAGGATCTCCGGCCCACGCTCATCCATCACGGGGGCGCCGTCCTAGAGGAGCAGGTGATCAGCGACCTCTTGGCGGACCTCGTAACCTAA
- the zorA gene encoding anti-phage defense ZorAB system ZorA: MNLSSSTPTTPHAAPLPDWVQPVCELLVQPGTAYFFWVLILAGTGLALWYLRRHAAPLQKELDEALRAVDATPKGNDFSKSFEELRTEFERLPNLCHLWSEFEETLDVRHDKLGVERVFNTRPANEFFHPENVAAERASSRVVSAAPNLLVGIGIFGTFLGLAAGVQLVAPALRNAQSDFSAAIGDLLGGAFLAFSKSALAILCSVVLTLFERYAHGSISERFERLSGALDARLTLQTPERLAYEQLEQLQEQTDALKRFRDDIAPAIAEALETRVGHALAPALQSLLDAIRELRVDRENSNEKMLSHIVEEFRQSMTSAAGSELKEMARSVGQLQTVLARTSEAIESSQRHAEASNTRLTEGLEQTLELVRTGIRGELESLSHNVQHALASSAESLSTHLAQGGEALSRQASLQAQNFGIAVQRLEALMSGWQGTLAGTQEMLERMQQATAAVDGAYANFRSTALQLQETSHAVRRASEQLSTAAGAQQTSSEHIVRAAEDVGRSLAVAQASWEEYQKRFETIDTQLANVFQRLDEGLGRYSQNVAEYFRGLEGHMVTATDKLSNVVGALSEDIADLPLEVKNLGAHIERFERAMGNGVRR, from the coding sequence GTGAACCTCAGCTCTTCGACGCCAACCACACCTCACGCTGCTCCGCTGCCGGATTGGGTACAACCCGTCTGCGAACTCTTGGTCCAACCTGGGACCGCGTACTTCTTCTGGGTCCTGATTCTCGCCGGAACGGGCCTGGCCCTCTGGTACCTGCGACGGCACGCCGCGCCACTCCAGAAGGAGCTCGACGAGGCGCTCCGTGCGGTCGATGCGACCCCCAAGGGGAATGATTTCTCGAAGAGCTTCGAAGAGCTCCGAACCGAATTCGAGCGCCTTCCCAACCTGTGCCATCTGTGGTCCGAGTTCGAGGAGACGCTCGATGTCCGCCACGACAAGCTCGGCGTCGAGCGGGTCTTCAACACGCGCCCGGCCAACGAATTCTTCCACCCTGAGAACGTCGCGGCGGAGCGGGCCAGTAGCCGGGTTGTCTCGGCGGCGCCGAATCTCCTGGTCGGCATTGGGATCTTCGGCACGTTCCTGGGCCTCGCGGCCGGAGTCCAGTTGGTCGCTCCCGCGCTGCGTAATGCGCAGAGCGATTTCTCCGCCGCCATCGGCGACCTCCTTGGCGGAGCCTTCCTCGCGTTCTCGAAGTCCGCACTCGCGATCCTGTGCTCCGTCGTCCTCACGTTGTTCGAGCGCTACGCCCATGGCTCCATCTCGGAGCGGTTCGAGCGGTTGTCTGGCGCTCTCGATGCTCGGCTCACCCTACAGACGCCGGAGCGCCTCGCGTACGAGCAGCTTGAGCAGCTCCAGGAGCAGACCGATGCGCTGAAGCGGTTCCGGGACGACATCGCGCCGGCCATCGCAGAAGCACTCGAGACCCGTGTGGGCCATGCCCTCGCGCCCGCGCTTCAGTCTCTGCTGGACGCGATTCGCGAGCTGCGCGTCGACCGCGAGAACTCGAACGAGAAAATGCTCAGCCACATCGTCGAAGAGTTCCGGCAGAGCATGACCTCCGCAGCCGGGAGCGAGCTCAAAGAGATGGCTCGGTCCGTGGGGCAGCTTCAGACAGTGCTGGCACGCACCAGCGAAGCGATCGAGAGCTCGCAGCGGCACGCGGAAGCGTCTAACACCCGCCTCACCGAGGGGCTCGAGCAGACACTCGAGCTTGTCCGGACCGGCATTCGCGGCGAGCTGGAGTCCCTATCGCACAACGTTCAGCACGCCCTGGCATCGTCTGCGGAATCACTCTCCACGCACCTCGCGCAGGGAGGCGAAGCCCTGAGCCGCCAGGCCTCGTTGCAGGCACAGAACTTCGGAATCGCCGTCCAGCGGCTCGAAGCCCTGATGTCGGGCTGGCAGGGCACACTGGCCGGGACCCAGGAGATGCTCGAGCGCATGCAGCAGGCGACAGCGGCGGTTGATGGCGCCTACGCGAACTTCCGGAGCACAGCGCTCCAGCTCCAGGAGACAAGCCACGCAGTCCGCCGGGCCTCGGAGCAGCTTTCAACGGCGGCCGGCGCCCAGCAGACGTCCAGCGAGCACATCGTTCGCGCCGCAGAAGATGTGGGTCGGAGCCTGGCCGTCGCGCAAGCGAGCTGGGAGGAGTACCAGAAGCGGTTCGAGACCATTGACACTCAGCTCGCGAACGTCTTCCAACGCCTTGACGAAGGGCTCGGGCGCTACAGCCAAAACGTAGCCGAGTATTTCCGCGGGCTCGAGGGTCACATGGTCACCGCCACCGACAAGCTCAGTAACGTCGTGGGCGCGCTCTCCGAGGACATCGCCGACCTACCGCTGGAGGTGAAAAACCTCGGCGCCCACATCGAGAGATTCGAGCGGGCGATGGGCAACGGTGTCCGGCGGTGA